The Pandoraea apista genomic interval AGCGCGCCCAGCGCGAGGTGCCCGGTGTGAATCGGATCGAATGTGCCGCCCAGTACGCCAATGCGCCGGATCGAACCGATTGAGCCGATCGAGCCGGCGGGCGACGTACCTGGCGTCTGCGGTGCTGCCACGGAAGAGAGAGTCATGCGCGGCTGGCCTTCACACCCACTCGCGGCGCACGAGGAAGTCGGTATAGAGCTTCGCCTCCGGGGTGTCCGGTTCGGGCTTCCAGTCGTAGTGCCATTTCACGATCGGCGGCATCGACATCAGGATGGACTCGGTGCGTCCGCCCGATTGCAGGCCAAAATGCGTACCGCGATCCCAGACCAGATTGAATTCGACGTAGCGGCCGCGGCGGTGTGCCTGAAAGTCGCGCTCACGCTCGCCGTATGGCATGCCGCGGCGGCGCTCGACGATCGGCACATAGGCGTCGAGGAACGCGTCGCCCACGCTTTGCATGACGGCAAAGCCGGTCTCGAAGCCGCCCCCGGAGAAGTCGTCGAAGAAGATACCGCCAATGCCACGCGGCTCCTGACGGTGCTTCAGATAGAAGTATTCGTCGCACCACGCCTTGAAGCGCGGGTACCACGCCTTGTCGAAAGGATCGAGCGCGTCTTTGCAGGTCTGGTGGAAATGCCGGCAATCCTCTTCGAACGGATAGTACGGCGTGAGGTCCATGCCGCCGCCGAACCAGAACGCGGGCAGTTCGCCGGGCGCGGTCGCAATCAGAATGCGCACGTTGAAGTGCACGGTCGGGCAGTACGGATTGCGCGGATGCAGCACCAGCGAGACGCCGAGGGCTTCGAAACCGCGCCCGGCCAGTTCGGGGCGCGAGGCGCTGGCCGAGCCCGGCAGCTTATCGCCGACCACGTGGGAGAAATTCACGCCGCCGCGCTCGAAGAAGTTGCCGTCGTCGAGCACGCGGGTACGGCCGTCACCACGCAGAGCGCCGTCGGCCGGGCGTTGCCAGTCGTCGGCAAAGAAGCGTTTGCCGTCGAGACGCTCAAGCGTCTCGACAATGCGGTCCTGAAGCCCGAGCAGATAAGTTCGCACCGCGCCGGTATCCGGCGTCGGTGCGGCGTCTTGCGCTGTCATTCTGAGACGTCCCCATGCGTGGTAATAACTGCGATTGTACCGGCAGCCACGCGTTCGGGGGCACGACGGGGCGGCAAACGGCCTCGCCGAATGCCGCCCGAATGACCTGTATCAAGCCCCGGTGATCAGGGCGTTGGCGCGTTGGGGAGCGGGTTCGCCGGGGCTGCGCCGCCTGCGGCAGGCGATGCGGGCATTGCGCGGCCGCCGGTGTCGCCGGGCGGCGGCATGAAGATCTGGCGCGGTGCGGGCACTGGCCAGTGGGCGATGCCGCCGACCTCGGCAATCGCCTGATTGGTATCGAAGTACACCTGCCAGTAATCCTTGTTGTGGCAGTACGGACGCACCGCGAGCATCGGTCCGGCCGGCGTGAATTCGAGAATCACGACGTCTACGGCGGGGGTGCTCATCACGTTCGGAATCTGTGCGATGCGTGCCTTCAGGCGCGCAATCGCGTCCTGCACGTCGACCGTGTGCGCGAGTTGTGCCTTCAGATCGACGCGGCGAAAGGCGTTGGCGTCGTACACCGTGATGTTGTCGCCGAAAACCTTCGTGTTGCCGACATACACGCGCAGATTGTCGGCGGTCGTGAGCGTAGTAACGAACAGACCGATCTCGTCGACCACACCGGTCACGCCGCCCGCACTGATCATGTCGCCGGTCTTGAACGGGCGCAGCACGATGAGAAAGATGCCCGAGGCGAAATTGGATAGCAGTCCGGACCATGCGGCGCCGATAGCAATGCCGGCGGCGGCGAGCAGGGCGGCGAACGAGGTCGTTTCGATACCGCAGACACTGAGGATGGAAATGATCAACGCGATACGCAAGGCGATGCGTAGCGTCGATTCGGTGTAGCGAACGAGGGTGGGATCGATGGCCCGGCGGGTCATGGCGGCACGTACGAGCCGGGCAACCACGTTGATGACGATGCCGCCGACAATCCAGATGACGATGGCCATCGCGATCTTCAGGCCGAACGGCACCAGGTAATCGTTGACCAGTTTGTCGAGATCAAACATGTAAGTCTCCGTCGAGCGAGGGTCTGTCGGGAAAACTGTATGGACTCCGCCGGGATTGGCCGGATGCGCGAGCCCCCATGAGGCGAATGAGGCCAGTGAGGCCAGTGAGGCATGAGTGACGGCACCACGCGGTGCCAGCGTGCCAACTTGCCGGGCGCTTGTCAATCGCGGCAGCGCAGCATGGCTTCATGGCGGCGAGCCCCCGCCCCATAAGACGTCGCCCAAATGACAACGGCCCAGAGGACTTGATGTCCCCCGGGCCGTGGCAGACCGGTTACGCACCTGACGGCGAGCCTTCAGGTGCCGCCGGCCTTACTCCGGTTTGCGCGCCAGCGCGCGGTTACCGATGTCGTGGCGATACTGCATGCCGTCGAAGCTGATCTGGTTGACCATCTGATACGCCACGCTTTGGGCGCCACGCACGGTGTCGGACAAGCCAACCACGCACAACACGCGTCCGCCGGTAACGGTGAGCACGTCGTTTTCGAGCTTGGTGCCGGCATGGAACGTTACGCAATCGGCAGTCTCGGCCGGCACTTCGGAGATCCGGTCCCCCTTGCGCGGGGTGTCGGGATAGCCGTGAGCAGCAAGTACCACGCCCAGGGCGTAACGTCGATCCCAATCGAGTTCGACCTTGTCGAGCGTGCCGGCAATGGCGTGCTCGACCACCACCGAAAAGTCGCCTTTCAAACGCGCCATGATCGGCTGCGTCTCGGGGTCGCCCATGCGGCAGTTGAACTCGAGCGTCTTGATATTGCCTTGCGCGTCGATCATCAGGCCCGCGTACAGGAAGCCCGTGAAGCGAATGCCGTCGGTCTCCATGCCGCGCACGGTCGGCAGAATGATCTCGCGCATCACGCGGGCGTGAATCTGCGGCGTGACGATCGGCGCGGGCGAATAGGCGCCCATGCCGCCCGTGTTCGGGCCTTGATCGTTATCGAGCAGACGCTTGTGATCCTGCGAGGTGGCCAGCGGCAGCACATTTTTGCCGTCGACCATCACGATGAAGCTGGCTTCCTCGCCTTGCAGGAACTCTTCGATCACGACGCGGGCGCCGGCATCGCCGAGCTTGTTGTCCGCAAGCATCATGTCCACGGCGTTATGCGCTTCTTCGAGCGACATCGCCACGACCACGCCC includes:
- the hemF gene encoding oxygen-dependent coproporphyrinogen oxidase, which codes for MTAQDAAPTPDTGAVRTYLLGLQDRIVETLERLDGKRFFADDWQRPADGALRGDGRTRVLDDGNFFERGGVNFSHVVGDKLPGSASASRPELAGRGFEALGVSLVLHPRNPYCPTVHFNVRILIATAPGELPAFWFGGGMDLTPYYPFEEDCRHFHQTCKDALDPFDKAWYPRFKAWCDEYFYLKHRQEPRGIGGIFFDDFSGGGFETGFAVMQSVGDAFLDAYVPIVERRRGMPYGERERDFQAHRRGRYVEFNLVWDRGTHFGLQSGGRTESILMSMPPIVKWHYDWKPEPDTPEAKLYTDFLVRREWV
- a CDS encoding mechanosensitive ion channel family protein, whose product is MFDLDKLVNDYLVPFGLKIAMAIVIWIVGGIVINVVARLVRAAMTRRAIDPTLVRYTESTLRIALRIALIISILSVCGIETTSFAALLAAAGIAIGAAWSGLLSNFASGIFLIVLRPFKTGDMISAGGVTGVVDEIGLFVTTLTTADNLRVYVGNTKVFGDNITVYDANAFRRVDLKAQLAHTVDVQDAIARLKARIAQIPNVMSTPAVDVVILEFTPAGPMLAVRPYCHNKDYWQVYFDTNQAIAEVGGIAHWPVPAPRQIFMPPPGDTGGRAMPASPAAGGAAPANPLPNAPTP
- the purD gene encoding phosphoribosylamine--glycine ligase; amino-acid sequence: MKILVVGSGGREHALAWKLAQSPRIQLVYVAPGNGGTALDERLRNVPISDPNVLAEFAVREGIALTVVGPETPLAAGIVNIFRARGLKIFGPTKEAAQLESSKDFAKAFMKRHGIPTADYETFSDAALAHAYIDAKGAPIVIKADGLAAGKGVVVAMSLEEAHNAVDMMLADNKLGDAGARVVIEEFLQGEEASFIVMVDGKNVLPLATSQDHKRLLDNDQGPNTGGMGAYSPAPIVTPQIHARVMREIILPTVRGMETDGIRFTGFLYAGLMIDAQGNIKTLEFNCRMGDPETQPIMARLKGDFSVVVEHAIAGTLDKVELDWDRRYALGVVLAAHGYPDTPRKGDRISEVPAETADCVTFHAGTKLENDVLTVTGGRVLCVVGLSDTVRGAQSVAYQMVNQISFDGMQYRHDIGNRALARKPE